GTGGCCGCTCTTTTGCGAACAGCTGACAAGCCGATGCTGCTGGTTGTGAACAAGGTGGACGGAGCGGAAAAGGAAGACTTGATGACCGCCGAATTCCACCAGCTCGGATTCACGATAGTAGCCGTATCCGCGGCACACGGTCATGGTCTGAATTATCTGCGCGATACCATTATCGACCTGCTGCCGGCTCCACCGGAAGATGTTTCGACGCCGACGATTGCAGCCGTGGAGCCGGCCTTTGCTGAAGAATCCGATGAGGATTCCGAAATCACATCAGATGCTGAGATGGAAAATGTGGCCACAGGTCTGAGATTGGCCTTGCTCGGGAGGCCCAATGTCGGCAAGTCGTCCCTGGTCAACGCGCTGATCGGCTATCACCGGGTGATTGTTTCCAGCGAAGCCGGAACTACGCGGGACAGTGTGGACGTTTCGTGGCAGGCCGGCCCCAAACGGTATACGCTGGTTGATACCGCCGGGGTGCGGAAACGGACCCGGATACAGGACAGCCTGGAACGTTTCAGTGTGCTTAAATCCTTGCGCAGCAGCAAGAAAGCGCAGGTTACCCTGTTGGTACTGGATGCCGTGGACGGTTTGACGGGTCAGGACAAAAAGCTGCTTTCCTTCCTGGACCGGGAAAAAACCCCCTTGATCGCCGTGGTCAACAAAATCGATCTTGTCCCCCGCAACCAGCTCAACGCGTTGAAAAAAACTTTTCAGGAGGAACTCTCCTTTGCCGGGCACATCCCGCTCATGTTCACATCGACGATTACCCGGGCCGGCTTGGGCGGACTGCTTCCGCTTACAGAACGGGTCTGGGACCAGTGTCAGACCCGAATCTCCACGGGTCAGCTGAACCGCATCCTCGGAGAGGCCACGCAACGCCATCAGCCTGCCGTGGTCAACCGCAGGCGGGCCAAGTTTTTCTATGTCACCCAGACAGACATTGCTCCGCCGACCTTTGTATTTTTCGTCAACGATCCTGAACTGGTAAAACCGGAGTATTCACGGTATCTGGAGAATCAAATCCGGAAGCGTTTCAGTTTGAATCTGACGCCCGTGCAGTTGTATTTTCGGTCCAGCCATGAAAATTCGAAGAAGTAGGGAGTCTAGGGCGTATGGAAGGAACGCTTCAAGGCAACTCATCAGATGCGCCGCTGCAGGCGACTTTTCCTCTGTGGTGGATCGTATGAACGGATTTGTCTCCGGCAGCCGTATCGATTATTAAAGAACGTAAACGACTGCCTTCGTCCCGACAAAAGATTTCCACCTACACCCATCACCCCGCTTCAGGCCAAGAACGACTTCCATGTCCCACATTCAGCTCACAGCCAAGCACCGCCCGCAAACTTTCGCGCAGGTCTGCGGACAGGAGGATATCCGGGCGATTCTTTCCAGGGCGTCAGTCCAGGATCGTGTAGCTGCCGCCTATTTGTTCAGCGGAACGCGAGGTGTGGGCAAGACGACATTGGCCCGGATTTTCGCCAAAGCCATCAATTGTGTTACCGCCCCCACCAGCGAGCCATGCAACCAATGCCATCACTGTCGTCAAATCACTGCCGGCTCAGCTGTGGATGTGGCTGAAATCGACGGCGCATCCAATCGGGGCATCGAACAGGCCCGACGGTTGAAAGAAGATGTCGGATATGCCCCCCTGGAGTGCCGGTACAAGGTGATCATTATCGATGAAGCCCACATGCTCACCAGGGATGCCTTCAACGCCCTGCTGAAGACCATGGAAGAGCCGCCTCCGGGAGTGACCTTCATCATGGCCACCACGGAACCCCACAAGTTCCCGGCCACAATCATCAGCCGCAGCCAACACTACGTATTCAAGATGCTTCCACAGGCTCAACTCCAGGCACATTTGCAACGCATTCTGGAACTGGAAGGACGCGAATTCGAGCCTGCGGCCACGGCTCTTCTGGCCCGCCGCGCAGCGGGCAGCGTGCGGGATGCAATGTCTCTGCTGGAACAAGTCCTGACCATCAGC
This DNA window, taken from Desulfonatronum thiosulfatophilum, encodes the following:
- the der gene encoding ribosome biogenesis GTPase Der, whose protein sequence is MSYELPIVALIGRPNVGKSSLFNRLLRSSKALTHDLPGVTRDRIYGEVRRGEKPHALVDTGGLEPESNEDIKQAVLSQAREALRESSLVLMVVDGREGLTTLDEQVAALLRTADKPMLLVVNKVDGAEKEDLMTAEFHQLGFTIVAVSAAHGHGLNYLRDTIIDLLPAPPEDVSTPTIAAVEPAFAEESDEDSEITSDAEMENVATGLRLALLGRPNVGKSSLVNALIGYHRVIVSSEAGTTRDSVDVSWQAGPKRYTLVDTAGVRKRTRIQDSLERFSVLKSLRSSKKAQVTLLVLDAVDGLTGQDKKLLSFLDREKTPLIAVVNKIDLVPRNQLNALKKTFQEELSFAGHIPLMFTSTITRAGLGGLLPLTERVWDQCQTRISTGQLNRILGEATQRHQPAVVNRRRAKFFYVTQTDIAPPTFVFFVNDPELVKPEYSRYLENQIRKRFSLNLTPVQLYFRSSHENSKK